The following proteins are co-located in the Ensifer sp. WSM1721 genome:
- a CDS encoding iron ABC transporter permease, giving the protein MGTRKSSIAIGFVFAATMLIVLVGLLPGARTLSIDAVLRVLFAPDGKIESILVWTLRLPRSLAAAVAGSGLAVSGYLLQALTRNPLADPGITGVTAGAVAPIVGCFVLLPWFSSIYYPFVGLAGGLAAASVTFWVGRGGNGRPLHLALGGVSVSLFLGAITIYVLLLAGPLSTALLFWLSGGFAGRTWSHLVQMLPWVGLGVVGALLMHRVIAMFALSDHAAAGMGVQLSFWKPALLLLGICPVAGVAPVAGPVAFVGLAAPHIARLLRPSGTAVEIALTAAIGALMVTSADLVARTIAMPKELPVGIITALLGGPIFIYLIQRGRVRFKGEAA; this is encoded by the coding sequence ATGGGCACACGGAAATCCTCGATAGCCATAGGATTCGTCTTCGCGGCGACCATGCTGATCGTCCTCGTCGGGCTGCTGCCTGGGGCGAGGACGCTTTCCATCGATGCCGTGCTGCGCGTGCTCTTTGCTCCCGACGGCAAAATCGAGTCGATCCTGGTTTGGACCCTGAGGCTGCCGCGAAGCCTGGCGGCCGCCGTCGCGGGGTCGGGCCTCGCTGTATCGGGCTATCTGTTACAGGCCCTGACCCGCAACCCGCTCGCCGATCCGGGGATCACCGGCGTCACCGCCGGCGCGGTCGCGCCCATCGTCGGCTGCTTCGTTCTGCTGCCGTGGTTTTCATCGATCTACTACCCTTTTGTCGGCCTCGCGGGCGGTCTTGCCGCCGCGTCGGTGACGTTCTGGGTGGGCCGCGGCGGAAACGGACGTCCGCTTCACCTGGCGCTTGGCGGGGTCAGCGTGTCGTTATTCCTTGGGGCGATCACGATCTACGTACTGCTTCTGGCCGGGCCGCTATCGACCGCACTGCTGTTCTGGCTGTCCGGCGGCTTCGCCGGGCGCACGTGGTCGCACCTCGTCCAAATGCTTCCCTGGGTGGGGCTCGGGGTGGTGGGTGCGCTGTTGATGCACCGGGTGATTGCCATGTTCGCCCTAAGTGACCACGCCGCCGCCGGAATGGGTGTGCAGCTCAGTTTCTGGAAACCCGCCCTTTTGCTTCTCGGCATCTGTCCGGTGGCGGGAGTCGCGCCGGTCGCGGGACCCGTCGCCTTCGTCGGTCTCGCAGCCCCGCATATCGCGCGGCTCCTGCGGCCCTCAGGAACGGCCGTTGAGATCGCGCTCACGGCGGCAATCGGGGCTTTGATGGTGACCTCAGCCGACCTCGTCGCTCGCACCATTGCCATGCCCAAGGAACTTCCCGTCGGCATCATAACCGCGCTTCTCGGCGGGCCGATCTTCATCTATCTCATCCAGCGAGGGCGCGTCCGTTTCAAAGGAGAGGCAGCATGA
- a CDS encoding iron ABC transporter permease, which yields MTSDAPALTRPKPWLLPAVILLVLLSFVAAVFLGVVDIPTVDVASVLIGGGSAEARSIILDIRLPRIVTGMLAGIQFGVAGLLLQTITRNPLADPSLMGVSQGATLTVTVFLLFTVYIFNPGSNTVAELPIAWLPAAGMVGGMAAGGIIYLMAFRLGLSPLRVTLCGIAIGAVLHALAIGLIAGWGSARIEIILEWLSGSLYARTWDHAIFLLPFTIAGLAVLPLIYRPLVLLQFDSAVARSFGLSYRKQFTLALLVSCALAASAVGAVGPIVFVGLMVPHLARFLAGRHFPLVLPLTVVLGVIIVTLADLIGRLVGHAEEVPIGVVTAIVGVPVLLALLRKAP from the coding sequence ATGACCTCGGACGCGCCCGCCCTCACCCGACCGAAACCGTGGCTCCTGCCGGCGGTCATTCTGCTGGTCCTGCTCTCGTTCGTCGCTGCCGTGTTCCTTGGCGTGGTCGACATCCCCACGGTGGACGTCGCCTCGGTTCTGATTGGAGGCGGTTCGGCTGAAGCCCGTTCGATCATTCTCGACATCCGCCTGCCGCGTATTGTCACGGGCATGCTTGCCGGCATTCAGTTCGGGGTCGCGGGACTGTTGCTCCAGACGATAACCCGAAACCCTCTCGCCGATCCCTCACTGATGGGGGTGTCCCAGGGAGCGACTTTGACGGTCACGGTGTTCTTGCTGTTCACCGTCTACATCTTCAACCCCGGTTCCAATACGGTCGCTGAGCTGCCGATCGCATGGCTGCCGGCGGCCGGAATGGTGGGTGGCATGGCGGCGGGAGGCATCATCTACTTGATGGCTTTTCGGCTCGGCCTCAGTCCGCTCAGGGTCACCCTGTGCGGGATCGCGATTGGGGCAGTGCTGCACGCGCTTGCCATAGGCCTGATCGCGGGCTGGGGATCGGCCCGCATCGAGATCATTCTCGAATGGCTCTCCGGAAGCCTATACGCGCGCACATGGGATCACGCGATCTTCCTGCTGCCGTTCACGATCGCCGGTCTGGCCGTGCTCCCTCTGATCTACCGCCCGCTGGTCCTCTTGCAGTTCGACTCCGCTGTCGCCCGTTCCTTTGGCCTCTCCTACCGCAAGCAGTTCACGCTCGCCCTGCTTGTATCCTGTGCGCTCGCCGCCAGCGCCGTCGGAGCAGTGGGCCCGATCGTTTTCGTCGGACTCATGGTTCCGCATCTGGCGCGGTTCCTCGCCGGGCGCCATTTCCCGCTGGTGCTGCCTTTGACGGTCGTCCTCGGCGTGATCATCGTCACCCTCGCGGACCTGATCGGTCGTCTGGTCGGACACGCCGAGGAAGTGCCGATCGGAGTGGTCACGGCCATCGTCGGCGTGCCGGTCTTGCTCGCCCTCCTACGCAAAGCTCCCTGA
- a CDS encoding ABC transporter ATP-binding protein, producing MSLRCSQLSVHYGRRKALNGFRLSVQKGEIRALIGPNGSGKSTALQAMAGLIRPAEGQAEIGDIPVDSLSRRAIARKLAFLPQQPSAPDEMTIAQLVRQGRFAHVGLFRSYDRKDEAAIEWALESTGLTSLADRALQELSGGERQRAWISAALAQEAGILLLDEPTSFLDIGYQVEVLDLVHRLSRERGVTIVMAIHDINQAIAVSDRISLLEKGELRFDGEPRALAESGLIEKTFRVKGRFVEVAPDKPPHFDVELTRFLRSGA from the coding sequence ATGTCCCTGAGATGTTCGCAATTGTCGGTTCACTACGGTCGCCGGAAAGCGCTGAACGGCTTTCGGCTATCGGTCCAGAAGGGAGAAATCCGAGCCCTTATCGGACCGAACGGCTCCGGAAAAAGTACGGCGCTGCAGGCAATGGCAGGATTGATCCGGCCCGCGGAGGGGCAAGCGGAGATCGGCGATATTCCGGTGGATTCGCTGTCGCGACGCGCCATCGCCAGGAAGCTGGCCTTCCTGCCGCAGCAGCCGTCCGCCCCGGACGAGATGACGATCGCCCAGCTCGTGCGGCAGGGGCGCTTCGCCCACGTCGGACTCTTCCGCTCCTATGACCGCAAGGACGAGGCGGCCATCGAGTGGGCGCTTGAGAGCACCGGCCTCACGAGTCTGGCCGACAGGGCGCTCCAGGAACTCTCGGGCGGCGAACGGCAACGGGCATGGATATCGGCGGCGCTGGCGCAGGAGGCGGGCATCCTGCTGCTCGACGAGCCGACGTCGTTCCTGGACATCGGATATCAGGTCGAGGTTCTGGACCTCGTCCATCGCCTGAGCCGCGAGAGGGGCGTCACGATCGTCATGGCGATCCATGACATCAACCAGGCGATAGCCGTCAGCGACCGCATCTCCTTGCTGGAAAAGGGCGAGTTGCGCTTCGACGGGGAGCCAAGGGCGCTCGCCGAAAGCGGCCTGATCGAAAAGACATTTCGGGTAAAGGGGCGGTTCGTCGAGGTCGCCCCCGACAAACCGCCGCATTTCGACGTCGAGCTTACGCGGTTTCTGCGTTCGGGCGCTTGA
- a CDS encoding bifunctional 2-polyprenyl-6-hydroxyphenol methylase/3-demethylubiquinol 3-O-methyltransferase UbiG gives MRQDAQKTITTWYVDPDADDRMADGHAPIWRHLIDLIVERDLSEKNVLDFGCNQGGLLRHLHAIKPFRKALGIDIAEQSIAKAETFKGNIPVQHAVGGTLEGWVEEFDLAISHEVIYLVEDIDAHAADIFKALKPGGVYYAVTGCHTDNPLWPKWRELVAKRTNTVVQDRSISDYGRAFAKAGFEVSGRKLEYDGFIPFVEDGWTPDFADALNYYTQTKIVFRLVKRPNAETA, from the coding sequence ATGCGCCAGGATGCCCAGAAAACCATCACCACCTGGTACGTCGACCCCGACGCCGATGACAGGATGGCGGACGGACACGCCCCGATCTGGCGGCATCTCATCGATCTGATCGTCGAGCGCGATCTTTCGGAAAAGAACGTCCTCGATTTTGGCTGCAACCAAGGCGGCCTGCTGCGGCATCTCCATGCGATCAAGCCGTTCCGCAAGGCGCTCGGCATCGACATTGCGGAGCAATCGATCGCAAAGGCCGAGACTTTCAAGGGCAACATTCCCGTCCAGCATGCTGTTGGCGGAACCCTCGAAGGCTGGGTCGAGGAATTCGATCTCGCCATCAGCCACGAGGTCATCTACCTCGTCGAGGACATCGACGCCCATGCCGCGGACATCTTCAAGGCGCTGAAGCCCGGAGGCGTCTATTATGCGGTCACCGGTTGCCACACCGATAACCCGCTCTGGCCGAAGTGGCGCGAGCTCGTGGCGAAACGCACGAACACGGTCGTCCAGGACCGCTCCATTTCCGATTACGGGCGCGCCTTTGCGAAGGCCGGTTTCGAGGTCTCCGGCCGGAAACTAGAGTATGACGGTTTCATTCCGTTTGTCGAGGATGGCTGGACGCCGGATTTCGCCGACGCCTTGAACTATTACACCCAGACCAAGATCGTGTTCCGCCTGGTCAAGCGCCCGAACGCAGAAACCGCGTAA